The proteins below come from a single Streptomyces spongiicola genomic window:
- a CDS encoding hydroxymethylglutaryl-CoA lyase produces the protein MEVPATGLPPRVRIHEVGPRDGLQNERQVVPTGVKAEFVHRLAGSGLTTVEATSFVHPKWVPQLADAEDLFPRLADIEGVALPVLVPNERGLDRALALGVRRIAVFASATETFAARNLNRTVEESLAMFEPVVARAKDDEVHVRGYLSMCFGDPWEGPVPVRQVVRVARRLMDLGCDELSLGDTIGVATPGHVRALLAGLDEEGVPTGAVGVHFHDTYGQALANTLAALQHGVTTVDASAGGLGGCPYARSATGNLATEDLVWMLHGLGIETGVDLGRLTATSVWMAERLGRPSPSRTVRALAGTASHKES, from the coding sequence ATGGAGGTGCCCGCCACCGGGCTGCCGCCCCGCGTGCGGATCCACGAGGTCGGGCCGCGCGACGGGCTGCAGAACGAGCGGCAGGTCGTCCCGACCGGGGTGAAGGCGGAGTTCGTCCACCGTCTCGCCGGGTCCGGGCTGACGACGGTGGAGGCGACCAGCTTCGTCCACCCGAAGTGGGTGCCCCAACTCGCCGACGCCGAGGATCTGTTCCCCCGCCTCGCCGACATCGAGGGGGTGGCCCTGCCGGTCCTCGTGCCCAACGAGCGCGGACTCGACCGCGCCCTCGCCCTCGGGGTCCGGCGGATCGCCGTCTTCGCGTCGGCGACGGAGACCTTCGCCGCCCGCAACCTCAACCGCACGGTCGAGGAGTCGCTGGCCATGTTCGAGCCCGTGGTGGCCCGTGCGAAGGACGACGAGGTCCATGTCCGCGGCTATCTCTCGATGTGCTTCGGCGACCCGTGGGAGGGCCCGGTGCCGGTCCGCCAGGTCGTCCGCGTCGCCCGGCGGCTGATGGACCTGGGCTGCGACGAGCTGAGCCTCGGCGACACCATCGGCGTCGCCACCCCGGGCCATGTGCGGGCCCTGCTCGCCGGGCTCGACGAGGAGGGTGTGCCCACCGGCGCCGTCGGGGTCCACTTCCACGACACCTACGGCCAGGCACTGGCCAACACCCTCGCGGCGCTCCAGCACGGAGTCACCACCGTCGACGCCTCGGCGGGCGGCCTCGGCGGCTGCCCGTACGCGAGGAGCGCGACCGGGAACCTCGCCACCGAAGACCTCGTGTGGATGCTCCACGGCCTCGGCATCGAGACCGGGGTCGACCTCGGCCGGCTCACCGCCACCAGCGTGTGGATGGCCGAACGGCTGGGCCGCCCCAGCCCTTCACGCACCGTTCGCGCCCTCGCGGGCACGGCGTCCCACAAGGAGTCCTAG